A single genomic interval of Helianthus annuus cultivar XRQ/B chromosome 6, HanXRQr2.0-SUNRISE, whole genome shotgun sequence harbors:
- the LOC110933064 gene encoding basic salivary proline-rich protein 2-like, whose amino-acid sequence MHQNEKSDHSHHSYLPLQRSGSHRAFQDPTPYFQSQFNPVNQVQEPEGPNPLGPADHYPEMQDMEMDDDPDPKMPPSGTPTHPIEILSGSSFHGLPYRGPDSFVERWATYNWEFTPPFNPQHQQQQDPSEDSRLLAVTPPPPPQQQQPPEPQRRRRSGARMSVHGGFHFSTPQHSSNSHYPPLYKDPQMAAYNSFEQPAYSGYNYYNAPSVDPYLEAANYNTLHPEGPFQAAYPTGYPVYGYQYPTPPQPPQQQPPQI is encoded by the exons ATGCATCAGAACGAAAAGTCCGACCATTCACATCATTCCTACTTACCGTTGCAGCGGTCGGGTTCGCACCGTGCCTTCCAGGACCCGACCCCATACTTCCAAAGCCAGTTCAATCCGGTAAACCAGGTTCAAGAACCAGAGGGTCCAAACCCTCTGGGGCCAGCTGATCACTATCCTGAGATGCAGGATATGGAGATGGACGATGATCCAGATCCCAAGATGCCACCAAGTGGGACGCCGACGCATCCCATCGAGATTTTAAGCGGATCATCTTTTCATGGTTTGCCTTACAGGGGTCCAGACAGTTTTGTtgaaagatgggccacatacaACTGGGAGTTCACTCCCCCTTTCAACCCACAacatcagcagcagcaggatccctctgaggattcgcGTTTACTGGCGgtcacgccaccgccaccgccacagCAACAACAGCCTCCTGAACCACAGAGGCGAAGAAGATCAggtgcacggatgtccgtgcatgggggtttccacttcagcaccccccAACACTCAAGCAACAGCCATTACCCGCCGTTGTACAAAGACCCGCaaatgg CGGCGTATAACTCGTTTGAGCAGCCAGCTTACTCGGGTTACAACTACTACAATGCCCCTAGTGTTGACCCGTACCTCGAGGCAGCCAACTACAATACTCTTCATCCTGAAGGACCCTTTCAGGCTGCATACCCAACTGGGTACCCAGTATATGGGTATCAATACCCAACACCTCCTCAACCTCCGCAACAGCAGCCGCCACAGATTTAA